The sequence ACTTTTTATCTTTTTTTCAAGTTTATTTGATTGAGATTTTTCAGGAGTGTCTATTCCATATAATCTACATCTATAATCTCCTGCCCATAATCTTAAATTTATCCTTTAAATCCTCATCAAATTTAGGTAATTTTAACATAACACTTAAGATTTTTTGTTTATCTAATATATTTTCCCTAATTTTCATATTTATATTTTCGCATTTAGATATACCTTTAAGTATAATTTCGCTTTTATTTTGATAATTATCTAAAACCAATTTTCTTATTTTTGAAATATCTTTTGATAATTGTTCTATTTTGTTGGTATTTATGTCTCTTTTAATATCTAATATTTTAGCTAATATATTATTGCCATCTTTGAATGATTTTATTTAAAAATAGTATTTTTTTGAATTTCATCAAAAGTTTTTGAAATAAAATATCTTACAGAAATGAAAATTTTATCCTTTAAAATAAAAGAGATAGTTTCATTTCTAGTATTTTTTTCATCAGAAATTAAGAAAAACTCTCTATTTCTATTTTGTTATTTTCTTTGCAATACCTAAAACTAGCTTCTATCTCTTCACTATCCTTTTTATCAGGAAATTTAATCCTGAAATTTTCTTCTATAAATTCTATTTCATCTTGTGTTGGAAATGATATATCTATCCAAATTATATTTTGTTTATCCTCTTCTTTTAAATCGTCTTGCTGCAGAGGTTTTTTTGACCCTTTAAATAGAACTTTATCATACTAATCCTTTACTAAATAGCCTTTTTAAAAAATATCATAGCTATAAAAAATGATATTATACCAATTATAAACATAGGTATAAGATACTCTAAACTAGCTAAAAAACTAATATCTTTTAAAAATACACTTCTTATAAATACAATATAATATTTTAATGCTACAAAATCACTAGCAGGTTCAAGCCATGAGGGCATATTTTCCACAGGTGTTGCAAAACCTGATAGTAAAAAAGATGGCACTAAAAAAACAAATGAGTATAAAATTGCTTGTTGTTGGGTATTTGCGATAGATGATATAAAAAGCCCAACCCCACAAACACTAAATAAAAATATTACAACACCTAAATAAAGTAACCAAATAGAGCCAACTAATGGAACTTTAAAGATAAAAAACATTATAAAAAGTATGATGCTTGATATAAAAATACTAATCATTAAAGCTGGTAAGAGTTTTCCTAACATTATCTCAAATGGTGTTAAAGGCGAAACTAAAATTTGATCAAAAGTGCCAAGTTCTCGCTCTCTTGCAACAGACATAGCTGTTAATACAACAGAGGTTACTAATGTTATAGAGCCAAAAATACTTGGTAAAATCCACCAAAAATGGTTTAAATTTGGATTATATAAATTTCTTAATTTTATATTTGAATTTGTTGGATTCTGAAGGATTTCTTCTATATATCCTTCTACCATTTGA is a genomic window of Campylobacter blaseri containing:
- a CDS encoding ABC transporter permease, whose protein sequence is MRLIALIKKEFLAIKNDKRNLFLVFGAPLIQLLIFAFSINLEVKNIDLAIFNQSQNSQSYEILRKFEGSSYIKNIIMVKSYKEGAKLIDMKKAIALVTIPSDFSKSKNNIQIILDGRRSNSSQMVEGYIEEILQNPTNSNIKLRNLYNPNLNHFWWILPSIFGSITLVTSVVLTAMSVARERELGTFDQILVSPLTPFEIMLGKLLPALMISIFISSIILFIMFFIFKVPLVGSIWLLYLGVVIFLFSVCGVGLFISSIANTQQQAILYSFVFLVPSFLLSGFATPVENMPSWLEPASDFVALKYYIVFIRSVFLKDISFLASLEYLIPMFIIGIISFFIAMIFFKKAI